A single window of Cytobacillus dafuensis DNA harbors:
- the ytxJ gene encoding bacillithiol system redox-active protein YtxJ translates to MNKFNTIEEFDQTVQNAEQIMVLKHSSTCPISQAAFEEYESFASENKNLPIYYLIVQEDRPLSNHIAEKSNIKHESPQAILFNNGNAVWHASHWKITYDSLRKALNE, encoded by the coding sequence ATGAATAAATTCAACACGATTGAAGAGTTTGATCAGACTGTACAAAATGCAGAGCAAATCATGGTATTAAAGCATAGTTCAACATGTCCAATTAGTCAGGCAGCCTTTGAAGAATATGAAAGCTTTGCAAGCGAAAATAAAAACCTTCCCATCTATTATCTTATTGTTCAGGAAGACCGTCCTTTATCAAACCATATTGCAGAAAAGTCCAATATTAAGCATGAGTCTCCTCAAGCAATTCTATTCAACAATGGTAACGCCGTTTGGCATGCATCTCACTGGAAAATTACATATGATTCATTAAGAAAGGCTCTAAATGAATAA
- a CDS encoding nicotinate phosphoribosyltransferase, with translation MKEIELKVKGEIKRLTNQTFKFDERVRDGWFSAVYFLKTRDIVNKYHKDNIVTMQFFQKNHAVLCGTDEAIALLKTFADNPDELEIYSLKDGDQISPFETVLTITGRYQDFGYLEGVIDGILSRRTSVATNVYNVVKAASVSGKQKQVIFMGDRDDHYITQAGDGYAAFIGGATAQATHAMNEWWGKKGMGTMPHALIQMFNGDLVAATKAYQETFPEDELVALVDYNNDAITDSLKVARTFGKDLKGVRIDTSRTMIDQYFLRNQHLLGTFDPRGVNAELIFALRKALDDEGFNHVKIVVSGGFNESRILEFEERGVPVDLYGVGSSLLKINIGFTGDNVLINGKHAAKAGRRYRPNPRLEKVD, from the coding sequence ATGAAGGAAATTGAACTTAAGGTAAAAGGGGAAATAAAACGCCTTACAAATCAGACATTTAAATTTGACGAAAGGGTCAGAGATGGCTGGTTTTCTGCCGTATATTTTTTAAAGACTAGAGATATTGTAAATAAATATCATAAAGATAATATTGTTACGATGCAATTTTTTCAAAAAAATCATGCCGTTCTTTGTGGTACGGATGAAGCAATTGCTCTTCTAAAAACTTTTGCTGATAATCCGGATGAACTTGAAATATATTCTTTAAAAGATGGTGACCAAATCTCACCATTTGAAACTGTATTGACCATTACAGGGAGATATCAAGACTTTGGTTATCTAGAGGGAGTGATCGATGGGATTCTCTCTCGTCGAACTTCAGTCGCTACAAATGTGTATAATGTTGTGAAAGCAGCAAGCGTTTCTGGGAAACAGAAGCAGGTCATCTTCATGGGTGACCGCGATGACCATTATATCACTCAAGCAGGGGATGGATATGCGGCTTTCATAGGTGGAGCAACAGCACAAGCCACTCATGCTATGAATGAATGGTGGGGAAAAAAGGGCATGGGCACGATGCCTCATGCACTTATTCAAATGTTCAACGGGGATCTTGTTGCTGCAACGAAGGCTTATCAAGAAACATTTCCGGAAGATGAATTAGTTGCGTTAGTTGATTATAATAATGATGCAATCACTGACTCCCTAAAAGTAGCCAGAACTTTTGGGAAGGATCTGAAAGGTGTACGCATTGATACTTCTCGTACAATGATTGACCAATATTTCCTGAGAAACCAGCACTTACTAGGTACATTTGACCCGCGAGGAGTTAATGCAGAATTAATTTTTGCCCTTAGAAAAGCACTGGATGATGAAGGGTTTAATCATGTAAAAATTGTTGTAAGCGGAGGTTTTAATGAATCTCGCATACTTGAATTTGAAGAGCGTGGCGTTCCTGTAGACTTGTACGGAGTAGGCAGCAGCCTATTAAAAATTAATATTGGTTTTACAGGAGATAATGTATTAATTAATGGCAAACATGCTGCAAAAGCTGGTAGACGCTATCGTCCAAATCCTCGCCTTGAAAAGGTAGACTAA
- a CDS encoding YtxH domain-containing protein, translating to MNSQERGQYEQNQSKSEESINTKDFLIGALIGGMVGAAAALFLAPKSGKELRSNINEQAIVLKGKSGQFRDTAKAKGTQLAVVAKEKSNVIAQTVSKQSTDIVNKVKSMTPTVKTIGKVENSDTDKSEQAKSDDIQKKLEETKKAFDETEYKYNQ from the coding sequence ATGAACAGTCAAGAGCGTGGGCAGTATGAACAAAACCAATCGAAATCGGAAGAAAGTATTAACACAAAGGACTTTTTAATCGGTGCTTTAATCGGTGGAATGGTAGGAGCAGCTGCAGCGCTTTTCCTAGCCCCTAAATCTGGTAAGGAATTGAGAAGTAATATTAATGAACAAGCAATCGTTTTAAAGGGAAAGTCAGGTCAATTTCGAGATACAGCAAAGGCAAAAGGAACACAATTGGCTGTAGTGGCTAAAGAGAAATCAAATGTAATTGCACAAACAGTTTCTAAACAGTCAACCGATATCGTAAATAAAGTAAAAAGCATGACGCCAACAGTGAAGACAATTGGAAAAGTTGAAAATAGTGATACTGATAAAAGCGAACAAGCTAAAAGTGATGATATCCAGAAGAAGCTAGAAGAAACAAAAAAAGCATTTGATGAGACAGAATATAAATATAATCAATAA
- a CDS encoding M42 family metallopeptidase, translating into MNEKTRQLFKTLTELPGAPGNEHLVRKFMREQLSQFADEVVQDKLGSIFGIKKGDENGPTVMVAGHMDEVGFMVTSITDNGMLRFQTLGGWWSQVLLAQRVQIMTNNGPVIGVIGSIPPHLLDEAKRSKPMEITNMLIDIGADNREDAEKIGIKPGQQIVPICPFTPMANEKKIMAKAWDNRYGCGLAIELLEEVKDEKLPNILYSGATVQEEVGLRGAQTAANMINPDIFFALDASPANDMSGSKDEFGQLGKGTLLRILDRSMVTHRGMREFILDTAEKHNIPYQYFVSQGGTDAGRVHLSNEGVPSAVIGICSRYIHTHASIVHVDDYAAAKELLIKLVKSCDRTTVESIRQNS; encoded by the coding sequence ATGAACGAGAAAACACGTCAGCTTTTTAAAACATTAACTGAGCTGCCTGGTGCGCCGGGAAATGAACATTTAGTACGTAAATTTATGCGAGAACAGCTTAGTCAATTTGCAGATGAAGTGGTTCAGGATAAGCTGGGAAGTATTTTTGGAATAAAGAAAGGTGACGAAAATGGGCCAACTGTAATGGTTGCAGGCCATATGGATGAAGTTGGTTTCATGGTCACTTCCATTACTGACAATGGCATGCTGCGCTTTCAAACATTAGGCGGTTGGTGGAGCCAAGTATTATTAGCTCAAAGAGTACAGATTATGACAAATAATGGGCCTGTCATTGGTGTGATTGGTTCTATTCCTCCACATCTTTTGGATGAAGCTAAACGCAGTAAGCCAATGGAAATAACAAATATGTTAATTGATATTGGTGCTGATAATCGTGAGGATGCTGAAAAAATAGGGATTAAGCCTGGTCAGCAAATTGTCCCTATTTGTCCTTTTACACCTATGGCCAACGAAAAGAAAATTATGGCAAAAGCATGGGACAATCGCTATGGCTGTGGATTAGCAATAGAGCTTCTAGAAGAAGTAAAAGATGAAAAGCTGCCTAATATTCTTTATTCAGGAGCAACCGTACAAGAAGAAGTTGGTCTTCGAGGTGCGCAAACCGCTGCAAACATGATTAATCCAGACATTTTCTTCGCATTGGATGCTAGCCCAGCAAATGATATGTCAGGTAGCAAAGATGAGTTCGGTCAGCTAGGAAAAGGGACTTTATTGAGAATTTTAGACCGCTCTATGGTGACTCATCGAGGAATGAGAGAATTCATCCTTGATACGGCTGAAAAGCATAATATACCTTATCAATATTTTGTATCTCAAGGAGGTACAGATGCAGGACGAGTTCATCTATCTAATGAAGGTGTTCCAAGTGCAGTAATTGGTATTTGCTCTCGCTATATTCATACACATGCTTCGATTGTACATGTAGATGACTATGCTGCAGCGAAGGAATTACTAATAAAGCTTGTAAAGTCGTGTGACCGTACAACGGTTGAATCTATTCGTCAAAATAGCTAA
- a CDS encoding aminopeptidase: MKDPRIETLAKNLINYSVQLQKGEKVLIENFGLQRELVTALVKEAYAAGGFPFVLLKDHQVDRSLLLGAQEEQFNMMADFEANVMSQMDAYIGLRSGDNINEHSDVPDEKMKIHGSTIGKKVHREIRVPKTKWVVLRYPTSSMAQLAKMSTEGFEDFYFDVCNLDYGKMDKAMDNLVELMNKTDKVKITGPGTDLTFSIKDIPAIKCSGQMNIPDGEVYTAPVRDSVNGVITYNTPSPYNGFTFENVKLTFKDGKIVEAVANDTERINKIFNTDEGARYIGEFAIGVNPYILHPMQDILFDEKIDGSFHFTPGQCYDEAYNGNKSNIHWDMVNIQRPDYGGGEIYFDDCLIRKDGRFVIPELEALNPENLK; encoded by the coding sequence ATGAAAGATCCTCGTATTGAAACACTAGCAAAAAATTTAATTAACTATTCTGTACAACTTCAAAAGGGTGAGAAAGTTCTTATTGAGAACTTCGGACTGCAAAGAGAACTTGTTACAGCTCTAGTGAAAGAAGCATACGCTGCTGGCGGATTTCCATTTGTTTTATTGAAAGATCATCAGGTTGATCGTTCACTCCTCCTTGGTGCACAGGAAGAACAATTTAATATGATGGCGGATTTTGAAGCAAATGTTATGAGTCAAATGGATGCATACATAGGTCTCCGCTCTGGGGATAACATTAATGAACATTCTGACGTACCGGATGAAAAAATGAAAATCCATGGATCAACAATTGGGAAGAAGGTCCATCGTGAAATTCGTGTACCAAAAACAAAATGGGTTGTTCTCAGATATCCAACCTCCTCAATGGCTCAATTAGCGAAAATGAGCACAGAAGGTTTTGAGGACTTCTATTTTGATGTATGTAATCTTGACTACGGAAAAATGGACAAAGCAATGGATAATCTCGTTGAATTAATGAATAAAACAGATAAAGTAAAGATTACAGGTCCTGGAACAGATTTAACCTTCTCTATTAAAGATATTCCAGCAATAAAATGCTCTGGACAAATGAATATTCCAGACGGAGAAGTCTATACAGCACCCGTTCGTGATTCTGTAAATGGAGTCATCACATACAATACTCCATCACCATATAATGGCTTTACGTTTGAGAATGTGAAGTTAACCTTTAAGGATGGAAAAATTGTTGAAGCAGTAGCCAATGATACTGAAAGAATAAACAAAATCTTTAATACAGACGAAGGAGCCCGCTATATCGGAGAATTTGCCATCGGGGTAAATCCGTATATATTACATCCAATGCAGGATATATTATTTGATGAGAAAATTGATGGAAGCTTCCATTTCACGCCAGGCCAATGCTATGACGAGGCTTATAATGGCAATAAATCAAATATTCATTGGGATATGGTCAACATCCAGCGACCAGATTACGGCGGCGGTGAAATTTATTTCGATGATTGTTTAATTCGCAAAGACGGCCGTTTTGTCATTCCTGAGCTTGAAGCACTTAATCCAGAAAACTTGAAATAA
- a CDS encoding DUF948 domain-containing protein translates to MYLSIAVIAIAFLILVIYLSKTLKSLQITLESVSKTLSGLEGQLDGVTRETTALLQKTNVLAEDIQQKSENLNSVVHAVKEVGESVRGFNNSIKRITSSVNDQLEENQDRISQVVQWSQVLLELKDKWKMRKQAHEIVEDKSVPQKVSKQEPQKKWIRSRN, encoded by the coding sequence ATGTATTTAAGTATAGCAGTAATCGCAATTGCGTTTTTAATTCTTGTTATTTATTTATCAAAAACATTGAAATCTTTACAAATTACTTTAGAAAGTGTTTCTAAAACATTAAGTGGTTTAGAAGGTCAGCTAGATGGAGTTACGAGAGAAACAACAGCTTTACTCCAAAAAACGAATGTATTAGCAGAAGATATTCAACAAAAATCTGAAAATCTAAATAGTGTTGTTCATGCTGTTAAAGAAGTTGGAGAATCTGTAAGAGGATTTAATAATTCTATTAAAAGGATTACTAGCTCCGTTAATGATCAGCTAGAAGAAAATCAAGATAGAATATCGCAAGTCGTTCAATGGAGTCAAGTTCTCCTGGAGCTAAAGGATAAGTGGAAAATGAGAAAGCAGGCCCATGAAATTGTAGAAGACAAGAGTGTACCCCAAAAAGTAAGCAAGCAAGAGCCTCAGAAAAAATGGATTCGAAGTAGAAATTAA
- a CDS encoding DUF84 family protein — protein MKIIIGSKNPAKITAVETVFHSYQAEFISVNVPSGVRDQPFSDEETIKGAINRAYSALKEGGGDIGIGLEGGVQKTEYGLFLCNWGALAEEGKPPIISGGARIPLPKKIADRLLSGEELGPVMDRFTDKEGVRKKEGAIGNFTNGQISRSEMFTHVVKLLVGQYEYRSK, from the coding sequence ATGAAAATAATAATTGGTTCTAAAAATCCAGCTAAGATCACAGCAGTTGAAACCGTATTTCATAGCTATCAAGCTGAGTTTATATCAGTCAATGTTCCATCTGGAGTAAGAGATCAGCCATTTTCAGATGAAGAGACAATTAAAGGAGCCATTAATCGAGCTTACAGTGCCTTAAAGGAAGGTGGCGGGGATATTGGGATTGGACTCGAAGGTGGGGTTCAGAAGACAGAATATGGGCTATTTTTGTGTAATTGGGGAGCACTTGCAGAGGAGGGAAAGCCTCCAATTATTTCTGGTGGTGCTAGAATCCCTCTCCCTAAGAAAATTGCAGACAGATTGCTTTCCGGAGAAGAACTTGGTCCAGTAATGGATAGATTTACAGATAAAGAGGGTGTTAGGAAAAAGGAAGGGGCAATTGGAAACTTTACAAATGGACAAATCAGTAGGTCGGAAATGTTTACACATGTGGTTAAGCTTCTTGTTGGCCAATACGAGTATAGATCTAAATAG
- the murC gene encoding UDP-N-acetylmuramate--L-alanine ligase has protein sequence MTIYHFVGIKGSGMSALAQILHDMKFEVQGSDYEKHFFTQMALEQSGIKILPFQKENIKPGMTIIAGNAFPDSHEEIQEAMELGLPVIRYHRFLGDFLKKFTSVAVTGAHGKTSTTGLLAHVMKGAKPTSFLIGDGTGSGDENAEFFIFEACEYRRHFLSYFPDYAIMTNIDFDHPDYFANIDDVFSAFQEMAWQVNKGIFACGDDEQLQRIQAKVPVVFYGFGEENDFQARNIIKTTEGTTFDVFVRNTFFETFSIPAFGDHNILNSLAVIALCQYEEIDAHIVQDYLKSFSGVKRRFTEKQAGTQIIIDDYAHHPTEIKATIDAARQKYPEREIIFVFQPHTFTRTQAFLDDFAESLNLADKVYLCEIFGSARENHGKLSIEDLIEKIPGAEKLIEEETAVLKSHENSVIIFMGAGDIQKFQEAYESQLLL, from the coding sequence ATGACTATTTACCATTTCGTAGGTATTAAGGGGTCCGGCATGAGTGCTTTGGCACAGATCCTTCACGATATGAAATTTGAGGTGCAAGGCTCAGACTATGAAAAACACTTTTTTACACAAATGGCCCTTGAGCAATCAGGAATAAAGATCCTTCCCTTTCAAAAGGAAAATATTAAGCCTGGTATGACGATAATTGCTGGAAATGCATTTCCGGATTCTCATGAAGAGATCCAAGAAGCAATGGAGCTTGGATTGCCTGTTATACGTTACCACCGTTTTCTTGGTGACTTTTTGAAAAAATTCACGAGTGTCGCTGTGACAGGTGCTCATGGAAAAACTTCAACTACGGGCTTGCTGGCACATGTAATGAAAGGTGCTAAACCAACTTCATTCCTTATCGGTGATGGAACTGGCAGCGGAGACGAGAACGCTGAGTTTTTTATATTTGAAGCTTGTGAATATAGAAGGCATTTTTTGTCTTATTTTCCTGACTATGCAATTATGACGAATATTGATTTTGACCATCCCGATTACTTTGCCAATATTGATGATGTGTTTTCTGCCTTTCAGGAGATGGCATGGCAAGTTAATAAGGGTATTTTTGCATGTGGTGATGACGAGCAATTGCAAAGGATTCAAGCAAAGGTACCAGTGGTTTTTTATGGCTTTGGAGAAGAAAATGACTTTCAGGCTCGAAACATTATTAAAACGACTGAAGGAACCACTTTTGATGTATTTGTGAGAAACACTTTTTTTGAAACTTTTTCCATTCCTGCATTCGGGGATCATAATATATTAAACTCCTTGGCAGTTATTGCTCTTTGTCAATATGAAGAAATCGATGCACACATTGTCCAGGATTACCTTAAATCCTTTAGTGGAGTGAAAAGAAGATTTACAGAGAAGCAGGCTGGAACACAAATAATCATAGATGATTATGCACATCATCCGACTGAAATTAAGGCCACCATAGATGCGGCAAGACAGAAATACCCTGAACGCGAAATTATTTTCGTATTTCAGCCACATACATTTACAAGAACACAGGCATTTCTTGATGACTTTGCAGAGAGTTTAAATTTAGCTGATAAAGTTTATTTGTGTGAAATTTTCGGTTCTGCCCGTGAAAACCATGGAAAATTATCAATCGAGGATTTAATAGAAAAAATTCCTGGTGCTGAAAAATTAATAGAAGAAGAAACGGCTGTTTTAAAATCTCATGAAAATAGCGTAATTATTTTTATGGGAGCTGGGGATATTCAGAAGTTTCAGGAGGCATACGAGAGTCAATTATTATTATAA
- a CDS encoding DUF1444 domain-containing protein, whose product MKMNSLKMKKELEKRLTNSNRVFLFDKKKDELRIENKETGKGITISLPGIIAKWEVQNVKAIDEVVYYVEEGLKAMEERPIQLSGYEKNIFPVIRSTSFPIESEEDVPFLADAHTAETRIYYALDLGTTYRLIDTKLMQKEGWAHERIKEIALFNVRSLSTDLKSDTVAGNTFYFLNKNDGYDASRILNDSFLKEMEKQIIGTMAVAVPHQDVLIIADIMNDTGYDILAEMTMSFFASGRVPITALSFLYENGELEPIFILGQNRKK is encoded by the coding sequence ATGAAAATGAATAGTTTAAAAATGAAGAAAGAATTAGAAAAACGATTAACAAATTCTAATCGAGTTTTTTTATTTGATAAGAAAAAAGATGAGCTTCGCATTGAAAATAAAGAAACTGGAAAGGGAATTACAATTTCGTTGCCAGGAATTATTGCTAAATGGGAAGTACAAAACGTGAAGGCAATTGACGAGGTCGTCTATTACGTTGAAGAAGGTTTAAAGGCAATGGAAGAAAGACCAATTCAGTTATCAGGATATGAAAAGAATATATTTCCAGTTATACGTTCAACTTCATTCCCGATAGAATCTGAGGAGGATGTTCCATTTTTAGCAGATGCCCATACTGCAGAAACAAGAATCTATTATGCACTCGATCTTGGAACAACCTACCGGCTTATTGATACAAAGCTTATGCAAAAGGAAGGTTGGGCTCATGAAAGAATAAAGGAAATTGCTCTATTTAATGTACGCTCGCTTTCAACAGATTTGAAAAGTGATACAGTTGCTGGAAATACTTTTTATTTTTTAAATAAAAATGACGGATATGATGCAAGCAGAATTTTAAATGATTCTTTTCTTAAGGAAATGGAAAAGCAAATAATTGGTACAATGGCAGTGGCAGTTCCGCATCAGGATGTTCTTATTATTGCTGACATAATGAATGATACAGGCTATGATATTCTCGCTGAAATGACAATGAGCTTTTTCGCGAGCGGGAGAGTACCAATTACAGCATTGTCCTTTTTATATGAAAACGGTGAGCTTGAACCAATATTTATCCTTGGCCAAAATCGAAAGAAGTAG
- a CDS encoding DNA translocase FtsK, translated as MSWIKKLFQMFRDDEDQNEFNEENMIHNHQDYESETYSQKGISKDVNAKVVYQYPKGQFRFPLIPDDNQEQKIKGERNRNIEREKVSFSPKTKEEKPKRNPEHQYAATTKNKNEKEVSKRKRPFRPTEIPSPIYGYNRPKTEITNRQVKTEPIEYELTDSVYDDMKEKLEPKEVLRSITEELIDPSSYENTNKIEALADQLLENQQEEPIFSASVMETQESTSEESPNSIDHYQVIEEKEDLETRSSVFEINNEEKVSENSKIIVDQESNIEQNVSRIPSEESKLEEKISSPTRKHIPFNVLMLKNDKQKLTEKTETIPSPAIENNYLHDEETKSDTISVEKTFMDEEISYYEFPYKSLLSPPVYQEKSSDWLIEQEELLNSTLINFNVRAKVVNVTQGPSVTRFEVQPEPGVKVNKITNLTDDIKLSLAARDIRIEAPIPGKHTIGIEVPNKASRPVFISEIINSPVFNNHASPLTAVLGLDIGGNPIVTDLRKMPHGLIAGATGSGKSVCINSILVSLLYKATPDELKLILIDPKMVELAPYNQIPHLVSPVITDVKAATAALKWAVDEMERRYELFAHAGVRDINRFNEVAEEHKRYSDKLPYMVIIIDELADLMMMSPADVEEAICRIAQKARACGIHLIIATQRPSVDVITGLIKANVPTRIAFSVSSQIDSRTIIDISGAEKLLGRGDMLFLENGSSKPVRLQGTYVSDQEIDAVVAHVRKERAPEYLFEQEELLKKTQVMEDEDELFYEACEFVIDQGAASTSSLQRRFKIGYNRAARLIDMMEKQGFISETRGSKPREVLITDEELESILDTSTIN; from the coding sequence ATGAGTTGGATTAAAAAGCTATTTCAAATGTTCAGAGATGATGAGGATCAGAATGAATTCAATGAAGAAAATATGATTCATAATCATCAAGATTATGAATCTGAAACATACAGTCAAAAAGGTATTTCTAAAGATGTAAACGCAAAGGTTGTTTATCAATATCCAAAAGGGCAATTTCGTTTTCCACTGATCCCTGATGATAACCAGGAGCAAAAAATAAAAGGTGAAAGAAATCGAAACATTGAAAGAGAAAAAGTGTCATTCTCTCCCAAAACAAAAGAAGAAAAGCCTAAACGTAATCCAGAACATCAATATGCTGCTACAACTAAAAATAAAAATGAAAAGGAAGTTTCAAAAAGAAAAAGACCTTTTCGACCAACGGAAATTCCATCTCCGATCTATGGGTATAATCGTCCTAAGACAGAAATTACTAATAGGCAGGTAAAGACAGAACCGATAGAATATGAATTAACTGATAGCGTCTATGATGATATGAAAGAAAAGCTCGAACCTAAAGAGGTGCTAAGATCAATAACTGAAGAGTTAATTGATCCTTCTTCATATGAAAACACCAATAAGATAGAAGCACTAGCAGATCAGTTACTTGAAAATCAGCAAGAAGAACCTATTTTCTCGGCTTCAGTAATGGAAACTCAAGAGAGTACATCTGAAGAATCACCTAACTCCATTGATCATTATCAAGTGATAGAAGAGAAAGAAGACCTCGAAACACGGAGCAGTGTTTTTGAAATAAATAATGAAGAGAAGGTCAGTGAAAATTCGAAGATAATTGTTGACCAAGAAAGCAATATTGAACAAAACGTAAGCAGGATTCCAAGTGAAGAAAGTAAATTAGAGGAGAAAATCTCATCTCCTACTAGGAAGCATATACCATTTAATGTTTTAATGCTCAAAAATGATAAACAAAAGCTTACAGAGAAAACAGAAACGATTCCATCACCTGCAATAGAAAATAATTATTTACACGATGAGGAAACTAAGTCAGATACAATTTCAGTAGAAAAAACATTCATGGATGAAGAGATTTCATATTATGAATTTCCTTACAAAAGCTTGCTTAGTCCCCCAGTATATCAAGAAAAGTCCTCTGACTGGCTGATCGAGCAAGAGGAATTATTGAATTCAACATTAATAAACTTTAATGTACGAGCGAAAGTTGTCAATGTTACTCAAGGACCATCCGTTACGAGGTTTGAAGTCCAACCAGAGCCAGGTGTAAAGGTAAATAAAATTACAAATCTCACTGACGATATTAAATTAAGCTTAGCAGCAAGGGATATTAGAATTGAAGCACCTATTCCAGGAAAACATACCATTGGGATTGAAGTGCCGAACAAAGCTAGCAGGCCAGTGTTTATTAGTGAAATCATTAATAGCCCAGTGTTTAATAATCATGCATCTCCTTTAACGGCTGTTCTTGGATTAGATATTGGCGGGAACCCAATCGTAACTGATTTAAGGAAAATGCCACATGGTTTAATTGCAGGGGCAACTGGATCAGGGAAAAGTGTGTGTATTAATTCAATTCTTGTCAGTCTTTTATATAAAGCAACACCTGACGAATTAAAGCTAATATTAATTGATCCAAAAATGGTTGAACTAGCTCCTTATAATCAAATTCCACACCTAGTTAGCCCTGTAATAACGGATGTGAAGGCGGCAACTGCTGCATTAAAATGGGCTGTGGATGAGATGGAGCGTCGATATGAGTTGTTTGCCCATGCTGGCGTTAGGGATATTAACCGTTTTAATGAGGTTGCTGAAGAACATAAGCGCTATTCAGACAAGCTTCCATACATGGTTATCATTATTGATGAGCTCGCAGACTTAATGATGATGTCACCTGCTGATGTGGAGGAAGCGATTTGCCGGATTGCCCAAAAAGCGAGAGCCTGTGGAATACATCTAATTATTGCTACACAAAGACCATCCGTTGATGTCATTACAGGATTAATAAAGGCGAATGTCCCGACGAGAATTGCTTTCTCTGTCTCATCCCAAATCGACTCAAGGACTATTATAGATATTAGTGGTGCTGAAAAATTACTTGGACGAGGAGATATGCTATTCTTAGAAAATGGCTCATCCAAGCCTGTTCGTCTTCAAGGCACATATGTTTCTGATCAGGAAATAGATGCTGTAGTTGCCCATGTAAGAAAGGAACGGGCCCCTGAATATTTATTTGAACAAGAGGAATTACTGAAAAAGACACAGGTCATGGAAGATGAGGATGAACTTTTCTATGAAGCCTGTGAGTTTGTTATTGATCAAGGAGCTGCTTCAACATCAAGTCTCCAAAGAAGATTTAAAATCGGTTATAATCGAGCAGCAAGGCTAATCGACATGATGGAGAAACAAGGGTTTATTTCTGAAACACGCGGAAGCAAGCCTAGAGAGGTTCTGATAACAGATGAAGAACTTGAATCCATTTTAGATACTAGTACAATAAATTAA
- a CDS encoding thioredoxin family protein, whose product MKKLETMEQFEQLRDQGKHIFMFSADWCPDCRIIEPILPEVEAKYQDYSFIYVDRDQFIDLCIQLDVFGIPSFIGFQDGKELGRFVSKDRKTQEEIENFINQLDQ is encoded by the coding sequence ATGAAAAAGCTTGAAACAATGGAACAATTTGAACAGCTAAGAGATCAAGGTAAGCATATTTTTATGTTTTCTGCTGATTGGTGTCCGGATTGTCGCATAATTGAACCAATTCTTCCAGAGGTTGAAGCAAAATATCAAGATTATTCCTTTATCTATGTTGACCGCGACCAATTTATTGACTTATGTATTCAGCTTGATGTGTTTGGTATTCCAAGCTTCATTGGCTTCCAGGATGGGAAAGAACTTGGCCGTTTTGTCAGCAAAGATCGAAAGACACAAGAAGAAATTGAGAATTTTATTAATCAATTGGATCAGTAA